A genome region from Pyrenophora tritici-repentis strain M4 chromosome 9, whole genome shotgun sequence includes the following:
- a CDS encoding SPS1, Serine-threonine protein kinase gives MPSSTLLTPHRATNDSNDDGHDQIGSTSSTPPGATTPKPDPTDKRLPGILHSYFGQVRDSLMPSRKSSLMADPSPAPVTSSAQSNPEPASSEVREKEPESQSHPKMLPSPTPSASSRTPSASQLTGDTEKLTQGDFAALQQATPPQTPRTRSQETKPLPSNLSRTSNASDQSKESKTAPVVAPKGKLQVTISEGRGLRPSTDPYVVCQFQWAEYISDGPRHDESKKGRPGMQMKRAESQMGTPMAIPMKSRQSSNSGHSSDPRENGSLEEVTCPKWEHEAIFDVVGDHAEVDVSVYDRSNGEAFLGHVRFCPNLVEYSEPYDGWFPLEPREGEGGIVTGEIHLKLSFQKVEKKHYGPEDFEILKLIGKGTFGQVFQVRKRDTRRIYAMKVLSKKVIVQKKEVAHTLGERNILVRTAMADSAFIVGLKFSFQTPSDLYFVTDYMSGGELFWHLQREGRFQEARAKFYIAELILALQHLHEHNIVYRDLKPENILLDANGHIALCDFGLSKANLTENATTNTFCGTTEYLAPEVLLDEHGYTKMVDFWSLGVLVFEMCCGWSPFYAEDTQQMYKNIAFGKVRFPRDALSTEGRNFVKGLLNRNPKHRLGATRDAEELKAHPFFADIDWDALGKKNVVPPFKPKLKGELDVSNFDPEFTNALNGAGSLNARAAALASGVNPASTPLSPTMQANFAGFTFTDQSTMEQQFGNDRRRSDALERMDEDDTDDVNWDRPAGRGDRMSGVVPSNEHDVFNHGQFDV, from the exons ATGCCCTCCTCTACCCTACTGACGCCGCACAGAGCCACAAATGACAGCAACGATGACGGACACGACCAGATCGGCTCCACCAGTTCCACGCCACCGGGTGCCACGACACCCAAGCCCGACCCGACGGACAAGCGACTGCCGGGTATTCTGCACAGTTACTTTGGCCAGGTTCGTGATTCTCTTATGCCCTCGAGGAAGTCTTCACTTATGGCCGACCCCTCCCCCGCACCCGTCACTTCCTCTGCACAGAGCAACCCTGAGCCTGCATCGTCCGAAGTCCGAGAAAAAGAGCCAGAGTCACAGTCCCACCCCAAGATGCTGCCCAGCCCCACTCCCAGTGCCTCTTCCCGAACTCCCTCAGCCTCGCAGTTGACTGGTGACACGGAGAAGCTGACTCAAGGCGATTTCGCCGCCCTGCAACAGGCAACTCCGCCTCAGACTCCTCGCACACGTTCGCAAGAAACCAAGCCCTTGCCCTCGAATCTATCGCGGACTTCGAACGCCTCAGACCAGTCCAAGGAGAGCAAGACGGCCCCAGTTGTAGCCCCCAAAGGCAAACTCCAAGTCACAATATCCGAAGGAAGGGGGCTCCGTCCCAGCACAGATCCATATGTTGTCTGCCAGTTCCAATGGGCCGAATACATTTCGGATGGTCCTAGGCACGACGAGTCAAAGAAGGGCCGTCCTGGCATGCAGATGAAGCGCGCGGAGAGCCAAATGGGAACGCCCATGGCTATTCCAATGAAGAGTCGGCAGAGTAGCAACAGCGGCCACAGCTCGGATCCCAGGGAAAACGGTTCTCTCGAGGAAGTCACTTGCCCCAAGTGGGAGCATGAGGCCATCTT TGATGTTGTCGGTGACCATGCTGAAGTCGACGTATCCGTGTACGACCGCTCAAACGGTGAGGCCTTCCTCGGCCACGTCCGCTTCTGCCCCAACCTCGTCGAATATAGCGAGCCGTATGATGGCTGGTTCCCTCTGGAGCCGCGAGAGGGTGAGGGAGGTATCGTCACTGGTGAGATCCATCTCAAGCTCAGTTTCCAAAAAGTCGAGAAGAAGCATTACGGACCTGAAGACTTTGAGATTTTAAAGCTCATCGGAAAGGGTACATTTGGGCAAGTCTTCCAAGTACGCAAGCGCGATACTCGCCGAATCTACGCCATGAAAGTACTGTCCAAGAAGGTCATTGTACAGAAGAAGGAGGTGGCGCACACACTTGGAGAACGTAACATTCTCGTCCGGACTGCCATGGCTGACTCGGCATTCATTGTTGGCCTCAAGTTCTCCTTCCAGACGCCCTCGGACCTCTACTTTGTCACAGACTACATGTCGGGAGGTGAGCTCTTCTGGCATCTTCAAAGAGAAGGTCGTTTCCAGGAAGCTCGTGCCAAGTTTTACATTGCTGAGCTCATTCTTGCGCTTCAACATCTCCACGAACACAACATTGTGTACCGAGATTTAAAGCCCGAGAACATTCTTCTGGATGCCAACGGCCACATCGCCCTGTGCGATTTCGGGTTGTCCAAGGCCAACCTTACCGAGAACGCTACCACAAACACCTTCTGTGGTACAACCGAGTACCTTGCACCAGAGGTGCTTCTGGACGAGCACGGCTACACCAAGATGGTTGATTTCTGGTCTCTCGGTGTGCTAGTTTTTGAGATGTGCTGCGGTTGGAGTCCATTCTATGCCGAGGACACCCAGCAAATGTACAAGAACATTGCGTTTGGCAAGGTCAGGTTTCCTCGGGACGCCCTCAGCACGGAAGGTAGGAATTTCGTCAAGGGACTTCTCAACAGGAACCCCAAGCACAGGCTTGGTGCAACACGCGATGCCGAGGAGCTCAAGGCCCACCCCTTCTTTGCGGATATCGACTGGGATGCTCTTGGCAAGAAGAACGTTGTACCGCCGTTCAAGCCCAAACTCAAGGGAGAGCTTGATGTGTCCAACTTTGATCCGGAGTTCACCAACGCTCTGAACGGAGCTGGTTCCTTGAACGCGCGGGCTGCCGCTCTAGCATCAGGTGTCAACCCCGCGTCCACGCCCCTATCGCCGACCATGCAAGCAAACTTTGCCGGCTTCACCTTTACCGACCAGAGCACCATGGAGCAACAATTTGGCAACGACAGACGAAGAAGCGATGCTCTAGAGCGCATGGACGAAGACGACACGGACGATGTCAACTGGGACCGACCTGCAGGACGCGGAGATAGAATGTCCGGCGTTGTCCCCAGTAACGAACACGATGTGTTCAACCACGGCCAATTCGATGTATGA
- a CDS encoding Periplasmic protein TonB gives MFLPLPTTLLTTITSILLLTPPTTPYKPLSPSFLRAIPSPAHTLDAHNSTLLSPLLIPRVPGTPGQTTAQNHLSTFFRTHLPTWTLTWQNSTSTTPLSAGAQVPFANLIARREPPWVSEGQANYLTLAAHYDSKFFAADEGTFVGATDSAAPCAMLLHIARVLEPHLARMYEEMSALGEGGEVDMDMGVQMLFLDGEEAWGEWSGEDSLYGSRYVNSLFLFFSSLFGGLEARGGFFFAGETRR, from the coding sequence ATGTTCCTCCCCCTCCCCACCACCCTCCTCACAACCATCACAtccatcctcctcctcaCCCCCCCAACAACGCCCTACAAACCCCTCTCCCCCTCCTTCCTCCGCGCCATCCCCTCCCCAGCCCACACCCTCGACGCCCACAACAGCACACTCCTCTCCCCTCTCCTCATCCCCCGCGTCCCCGGCACGCCCGGCCAAACCACCGCCCAAAACCACCTCTCCACCTTCTTCCGCACCCACCTCCCCACCTGGACCCTAACCTGGCAAAACAGCACGAGCACAACGCCCCTCTCAGCCGGCGCGCAAGTCCCCTTTGCGAACCTAATCGCGAGAAGGGAGCCACCGTGGGTTAGCGAGGGCCAGGCGAATTATCTGACGCTCGCGGCACATTATGATAGCAAGTTTTTTGCTGCGGACGAGGGGACTTTTGTGGGCGCTACGGATAGCGCGGCGCCGTGTGCGATGTTGCTGCATATAGCAAGAGTGCTGGAACCGCATTTAGCGCGCATGTACGAGGAGATGAGTGCACTGGGCGAGGGCGGGGAGGTGGATATGGATATGGGTGTTCAGATGTTGTTTTTGGATGGGGAGGAGGCGTGGGGCGAGTGGAGTGGGGAGGATAGTTTGTATGGGTCTAGGTACGTCAAttctctctttctttttTTCTCATCGTTGTTCGGTGGTTTGGAGGCGAGGGGGGGGTTTTTTTTTGCTGGAGAGACGAGGCGATGA
- a CDS encoding MaoC, Acyl dehydratase codes for MGKDLGPGVGFEYPPFEVKWLKRDLLLFANTIGATYPDELHFLYELHPDFAAFPTYPVILPFKHTDQEVIDFYARSNSTPIEGVPKFDTKHVLDGERKLQFFKPLPVSSQGRRFEIRSKVLGVYDKGKPGTVVETEQCLVDAESGEVYTRAVGSGFYVGQGGWGGPKGPKVPNFPPPDRKPDHTHIHQTNMETAHLYRLNGDYNPLHADPEPGKKMGFGGPIIHGLFSWNMAAHAVLKTFGGSKPENLKEFQARFAAPVKPGDKLIVEMWRTGDKDDGGFEEVRFVVRVEGGKVVLTNGRAVVRCVDGKAKL; via the exons ATGGGCAAAGATCTAGGTCCCGGTGTCGGTTTCGAGTACCCTCCATTTGAGGTGAAATGGCTGAAGCGCGATCTTTTACTTTTCGCAAACACCATTGGAGCTACGTATCCCGACGAGCTGCACTTTCTCTAC GAACTCCACCCAGACTTCGCCGCCTTCCCAACCTACCCCGTCATCCTCCCCTTCAAGCACACGGACCAAGAAGTCATCGACTTCTACGCGCGCAGCAACTCAACACCTATTGAAGGCGTGCCCAAATTCGACACCAAGCACGTCCTCGACGGCGAGCGCAAGCTGCAATTCTTCAAGCCGCTGCCGGTATCAAGCCAAGGGCGGAGGTTTGAGATACGCAGCAAGGTGCTCGGAGTGTACGACAAGGGGAAGCCAGGAACGGTTGTTGAGACGGAGCAGTGTCTCGTTGATGCTGAGAGTGGGGAGGTTTATACGAGGGCTGTGGGGAGTGGGTTTTATGTTGGGCAAGGGGGGTGGGGTGGTCCGAAGG GTCCTAAAGTTCCAAACTTCCCCCCTCCAGACCGCAAACCAGACCACACACACATCCACCAAACCAACATGGAAACAGCGCATCTGTACCGCCTAAATGGCGACTACAACCCCCTCCATGCGGACCCAGAGCCCGGCAAGAAAATGGGCTTCGGTGGCCCCATCATCCACGGCCTCTTCTCCTGGAACATGGCTGCGCACGCGGTGCTAAAGACCTTTGGCGGGAGCAAGCCTGAGAACCTAAAGGAGTTCCAGGCAAGATTTGCGGCGCCGGTTAAACCGGGTGATAAGCTGATTGTGGAGATGTGGAGGACGGGGGATAAGGATGATGGTGGGTTTGAGGAGGTGCGGTTTGTGGTTCGGGTTGAGGGGGGGAAGGTTGTGCTTACGAATGGGAGGGCGGTGGTTAGGTGTGTGGATGGGAAGGCGAAGTTGTAG
- a CDS encoding PksG, 3-hydroxy-3-methylglutaryl CoA synthase, with translation MATRPSNIGIKAIELYFPSQCVDQSELEKFDGVSQGKYTIGLGQTKMSFCDDREDIYSLALTTVSSLFKKYNVDPKSIGRLEVGTETLLDKSKSVKSVLMQLFEESGNYNIEGVDTVNACYGGTNALFNSVNWMESSGWDGRDAVVVAGDIALYKKGNARPTGGAGCVAMLIGPNAPIVMDAGQRGSYIRHAYDFYKPDLTSEYPIVDGHFSIRCYTEAVDACYKAYNEREKTLKAQQNGHAVHQDVETPLDRFDYMAFHAPTCKLVAKSYARLLYNDYLVNPTNPIFAEVPAELRDLDYATSVTDKTVEKVFMGLAKKRFASRVQASIQVPTQCGNMYCGSVYGSLCSLIANISSQDLQGKRIGMFSYGSGLASSLFSFTVKGDTENIAKQLDIQNRLEQRRVVAPEVYDEMCNLREQAHLQKDYTPKGSAETILPGTYYLTGVDSMFRRSYEIKQ, from the exons ATGGCTACTCGTCCCTCCAACATTGGTATCAAGGCCATTGAGCTCTACTTCCCCAGCCAG TGCGTTGACCAGTCCGAACTTGAAAAGTTCGATGGCGTCTCTCAAGGCAAATACACGATTGGTCTCGGCCAGACCAAGATGTCGTTTTGCGACGACCGTGAGG ACATTTACTCCCTCGCCCTGACCACCGTCTCCTCGCTGTTTAAGAAATACAATGTCGACCCCAAGAGCATTGGTCGTCTTGAAGTCGGTACCGAGACGCTGCTTGACAAGTCCAAGTCGGTCAAGTCTGTCCTGATGCAACTTTTCGAGGAATCCGGCAACTACAACATTGAGGGTGTTGACACTGTAAACGCATGCTACGGTGGAACCAACGCTCTCTTCAACTCGGTCAACTGGATGGAGTCCTCCGGCTGGGACGGCCGTGAcgccgtcgtcgtcgctgGTGACATTGCACTATACAAGAAGGGCAACGCTCGCCCGACGGGCGGAGCTGGATGTGTAGCCATGCTCATCGGTCCCAACGCTCCTATCGTCATGGATGCTGGCCAGCGCGGTTCCTACATCAGGCACGCGTACGACTTTTACAAGCCCGACCTTACCAGCGAGTACCCCATTGTCGATGGCCACTTCTCCATCCGCTGCTACACCGAGGCTGTTGATGCTTGCTACAAGGCCTACAACGAGCGTGAGAAGACGCTCAAGGCACAACAAAATGGACACGCCGTCCACCAGGATGTCGAGACACCGCTCGACCGCTTTGACTACATGGCTTTCCACGCCCCCACCTGCAAGCTTGTCGCCAAGTCATATGCGCGTCTGCTCTACAACGACTACCTTGTCAACCCTACCAACCCCATTTTTGCCGAGGTTCCCGCCGAGCTCCGCGACCTCGACTACGCCACTTCCGTCACCGACAAGACAGTCGAGAAGGTCTTCATGGGTCTCGCCAAGAAGCGCTTCGCGTCCCGTGTCCAGGCTAGCATCCAGGTCCCCACCCAGTGCGGTAACATGTACTGCGGCAGTGTCTACGGTAGCTTGTGCAGTTTGATTGCCAACATCAGCAGCCAGGATCTGCAGGGCAAGCGCATCGGCATGTTCAGCTACGGAAGTGGTCTGGCCTCGTCGCTGTTCTCCTTCACCGTCAAGGGCGACACCGAGAACATTGCCAAGCAGCTCGATATCCAGAACCGTCTCGAGCAGAGGCGTGTAGTTGCACCAGAGGTTTACGACGAG ATGTGCAACCTCCGTGAGCAAGCTCACTTGCAAAAGGACTACACCCCCAAGGGAAGCGCCGAGACCATCCTCCCCGGCACTTACTACCTCACCGGTGTTGACAGCATGTTCCGCCGTTCTTACGAGATCAAGCAGTAG
- a CDS encoding Atrophin-1 multi-domain protein, with product MDRRSSDNEASRRPASPDVFDDNHEIDPDEDDFMPSVSDGFRPTNTSEAWNSDRQNHDRISIPQRQTSTSKHHDKTDLRRTATRNSTAKVRDPIPQDSRQPLNRGPSHHSPLGHRDSVSSTSSFATTSNSENPFETGPSHPYGMYPQLSMARPLSVATSSTERQPHRSMSLQRPTHPYAMYSQSGIVDEESPEEPPAQPPVPQVQSSIPVGFPGLDNGYRRVLGPDGEEQDIIGPDGHTEQLPPYSRFPEEGPTKASLAAEASASRIVPAPLQVDPEDPFNTPASPTSPLGESSSSTSALPVAPLLPSVTPARLPPQRPETQTGNLAPANSTSASSGTVPAEASESSSASLLASENHFSEKAEPTEEKINWRKRKLFGKVPVGLALIILLITLVFTIALGAAVGTFVANKKNNDPSPQRPAGPSDEAQPQVIGQNGSLFDAVPISAPAGLTPLPTGSYALPLGIPQESNPGCLTQASQYSAWSCKMTFAPLVITINDTVIGDETLQVASMSGGPSVPNKSILYGLQSPVLDMKPMELVLDLDYRAYGPAYHFSARYDKLVILPPEELNLGAGLTKREDVKYRQRFQVKPGDYPWFCYWNSTYVEGYIYSEDNSTAASFTSFPTNWPTPTPSAEPSGTSAVTVAAAVVPTSSSSLSASTQPAAVTATASSAPLIPAIPIAGRDSSPDASSPPRMPPYPRIVKVEERRLPNSPQPYCQQMLLLDNGEITPAPSPNDSPIRIWLQESDPSYQEYFAAQATEALPSGSRSKRQNSPGIQRRSDPPDACHCQWMFK from the exons ATGGACAGACGCAGCAGCGATAACGAGGCATCGCGACGGCCCGCCAGTCCTGATGTCTTTGACGACAACCACGAAATCGACCCCGACGAGGACGACTTTATGCCCTCGGTATCAGATGGCTTCCGCCCGACAAACACCAGCGAAGCGTGGAACAGCGACCGCCAGAACCACGACCGGATATCGATACCGCAGCGGCAAACTTCGACGTCAAAACACCACGACAAGACGGATCTCCGGAGGACTGCGACGCGAAATAGTACCGCCAAGGTACGGGACCCGATACCACAGGATAGTCGACAACCGCTCAACAGGGGGCCCAGCCACCATTCGCCGCTGGGACATCGCGACTCTGTGAGCTCCACGTCTTCGTTTGCGACGACGAGCAATTCAGAAAACCCGTTCGAAACTGGCCCGAGCCACCCCTATGGCATGTACCCGCAGCTTTCAATGGCACGGCCGCTGAGCGTGGCGACGAGTTCAACCGAGCGACAGCCACACCGGTCCATGTCTCTGCAGCGCCCGACACATCCGTACGCCATGTACTCGCAAAGCGGCATTGTGGACGAAGAGTCACCAGAAGAGCCGCCAGCCCAGCCACCCGTGCCCCAGGTCCAGTCGTCTATTCCCGTGGGATTCCCGGGTCTAGACAATGGCTACCGCAGAGTGCTCGGACCGGACGGCGAAGAGCAGGATATTATTGGACCAGACGGCCACACTGAGCAGCTTCCACCCTACTCGCGTTTTCCAGAGGAGGGCCCCACCAAGGCGTCTTTGGCGGCAGAAGCAAGCGCGTCGCGCATTGTCCCAGCACCCCTCCAAGTCGACCCAGAAGATCCTTTCAACACTCCCGCCTCGCCAACTTCGCCGCTAGGTGAAAGCTCGTCCTCGACATCCGCGTTACCCGTTGCCCCTCTACTGCCATCCGTTACACCCGCCCGGTTACCGCCACAAAGACCAGAAACTCAGACGGGCAATTTGGCGCCCGCCAACTCTACCTCTGCTTCGAGTGGTACTGTTCCAGCCGAGGCTTCTGAATCATCGTCTGCCTCACTACTGGCGAGTGAGAATCACTTTTCGGAAAAGGCAGAGCCAACCGAAGAAAAGATCAACTGGCGAAAGAGGAAGTTATTCGGCAAGGTCCCTGTGGGATTGGCCCTTATCATTCTCCTCATAACACTAGTCTTCACCATTGCTCTCGGAGCAGCCGTCGGTACTTTTGTCGCAAATAAGAAGAACAATGATCCTAGCCCGCAACGGCCCGCGGGTCCTTCTGACGAAGC ACAACCCCAGGTCATTGGCCAAAACGGATCACTTTTCGATGCTGTTCCCATTTCAGCCCCAGCCGGACTTACGCCTTTGCCTACAGGTTCATACGCACTTCCGCTCGGCATACCACAAGAAAGCAACCCGGGATGCTTGACGCAAGCAAGTCAATACTCTGCCTGGTCATGCAAGATGACTTTCGCCCCGCTCGTCATAACTATCAATGATACCGTCATTGGCGACGAGACATTGCAGGTCGCTTCAATGAGTGGCGGTCCCTCGGTGCCTAACAAGTCCATTCTGTATGGACTTCAGAGTCCTGTTCTCGATATGAAGCCGATGGAGCTCGTGCTAGACCTGGACTACAGAGCTTACGGTCCAGCATACCACTTCTCTGCCCGGTACGACAAACTGGTAATCCTACCACCCGAGGAACTCAATCTTGGAGCCGGACTCACAAAACGGGAAGATGTAAAATATCGACAGCGTTTCCAGGTCAAACCTGGTGATTACCCTTGGTTTTGTTACTGGAATAGTACCTACGTCGAGGGTTACATATACTCCGAGGACAACTCGACGGCAGCCTCTTTTACGTCTTTTCCAACTAACTGGCCCACCCCTACACCATCGGCCGAACCAAGCGGTACATCTGCCGTAACGGTtgcggcggcggtggtgcCAACAAGCAGTTCTTCACTCTCGGCTTCTACACAGCCTGCAGCTGTAACCGCGACGGCTTCATCAGCGCCATTGATTCCTGCCATCCCAATTGCAGGACGAGATTCATCTCCAGACGCCTCCTCGCCCCCTCGCATGCCACCTTATCCTCGGATCGTCAAGGTGGAAGAGCGTCGTCTCCCCAATTCGCCCCAACCGTATTGCCAACAGATGCTTCTGCTCGACAATGGAGAAATCACGCCAGCACCCAGTCCAAACGACAGTCCGATCAGGATATGGCTACAAGAGTCTGATCCGAGCTATCAGGAGTATTTTGCCGCCCAGGCCACCGAAGCCCTACCGTCTGGCAGCAGAAGCAAGCGCCAAAATTCTCCCGGCATACAACGGCGTAGTGATCCTCCGGATGCCTGTCATTGCCAATGGATGTTCAAATGA